One genomic segment of Helicobacter enhydrae includes these proteins:
- a CDS encoding two-partner secretion domain-containing protein, with amino-acid sequence MYLKLTRRFFKSLRPLLNLWLSLLLVFYPLLSNPIVIDPTSSKTQLDHAPNGVDIINIANPDNNGISNNLYLDFNVAQQGAIFNNTLEAITPTQLAGFITGNPNLTSNALLILNQVTSTSSSNLLGLMEVAGNKASLLIANPNGISCNGCGFINVNEATLTTSSLIDPSAFNAHNSNSSLISNLALRVERGHINIDSLNALGSDTLNLLSRSLKVDGELYAKELRVLLGRNNISLSNKGALLLWQPINLSHPTNHSKKESDTEETTQVLALDVGHLGRVYANSIYLVANEENSLIKHSGLLATMPSQKQGDGGFYLDVNGELRIANPPKQTSNEENIVQDTKLSDSSLETLEKDGSPAIFGFDSMMIQAKKIDNNGLILSNGAMNLQGEEIYNDLIIATQNDLTITAPSLNNTNGGLLEGQTIKIKSDVLKNQESFIVANKDLYIKAQDVFNIAKLDIKTQHSRYYQSFWEGKIVKTKGEHIRDTYTQVINSYTPSILYAKNNLLIEADTLSNEYGQIQGETLVLPIKESLLNPVVQLKTTTYYKRTEKCGWLWKKTCIAHSSSSSYTTPTPLPEITANLELVPKQQFFNPYLAYAPKEIPQAQSLEPKDFTASSYFKERFIHLGTQSKLRFLKSIPNQDAFFSLLSKEENLDLLSKLGNAQALTLPLSNFQIAQEHTFKNRIAYNALAFLTPLHSLISTPASIQGSNIYINTQSLNNEGSILASENIFAQTKQRLQNSGSIEGGNIYLTSEGEINNLGGTLKAKENLALNAKEVNLESTINTHQEYTQKIRFNLQKWQENGIETYNALTYQSQSLHSKSLLSGSHISINASSSITLKASDILASKHLSLNTKDLSVQTLALKQINTRDSNSTSSATTLLQSTLKSGGDLNINASTLSSASANFEAKDGLVFNANNIFLLADKEESSSLKKNDSSNFFGASSMSEEKSFYSKEIGNSLQASNIVMNAQENILSIGSNLKAEEHIAIKAKHFTSLASKEVRENSSQSQDNGAFGFSKSSNASFSSSLTHTLSSFDAKNLFIQTSESVQLLGAEINAKENVAIHSKSFTLSNVLDTKEESKGGDKKEFWGLKDRAKATKTRESVVKSSTLNANSLLIQTTDQNNSSQATAQSQTSPSLNIIGSTLNIASNATLESSGSIHILEAHSTIESMSSSKDRDFKKFYFDLDKKFDMGLEFKDDENKTLVHQTKSVGSVLNIGGNLTASAKDSLLVRGSNLNTKGSIDAFASSIEITSSQDTTTENIQDKKGVMRVGVEIGNAYVDAYFAGKNVVDASKVVSKAKRELDQAKQDYKDGKISAQALNDYNLNHKLAIVSLISVSTNFASSIASSAGALTSSFGTGFYAGVHASFQGVNSKTTASSISQISSNLLASSIALNAKDSITQASSNLTAQQISYRADKQINIKALQNTYNAKHSNQNYNTSISFGSNGFGGINAGGGEGKGRDTDAHYVASHTLAQKISIGSYSQPSNTPKDLKVSLMNSSLVAQEVNIQAKDLEVVSLQDMQSSTSQSFNLNAGASLGGISGGGGKDRSNFKRQWVNTQAKILGSESVKIVLEDTLNIKAGVIGVGEEKAPSNAQANTPTLSISAKTITATHLTNQETSDSNGFYGSTSIRRNNSSIGIKLTGNTQINYKHQAKEKEGVSYTSIGSLNPQAKIEIVSNQDTPQSLGVHTDLSTTSLITKDKITRALDTSFIIDNNLLSPSGIETIVDDFKNLGRNVAQITRGLGSNILTQSIVNTLRDQDSNLITEMQRYVVIDSLITSISQNQDLITALNGLTNLNSKEMLEVLQEVVQIASGKDGFNALLTLYNNENISKGYAYSGKGNNKKDKWIGFNTKTNDLTKPNEAINTIFHETSNKTLHHISEKTNNDAYAINRGNSAENIFMLKNYANQNTNTINTQEWNARYANSSIFKQGNAYNAIAYLGDMSGNGERDNLTIFIHGTWSDPATFTPDFKKAVAKTLKDNHQKNFQWGEGDNNVEARKEGGEALAQMIKKELLKLKKGEPLNLVAHSHGGNVVKYASKELKQIIDNAIFLATPHRKDAQFNSKALKKGGKIVNVYDRGDFLAQRFLGNGLLPGIADQTMSGTINVPIKDSSKFQFADLFLIPWLLRQYNTHTTIHTPEKFIESVAPIFDSQSKRKNK; translated from the coding sequence ATGTATCTAAAGCTTACAAGACGATTTTTCAAATCTCTACGCCCACTCCTCAATCTTTGGCTGTCTTTGCTTTTGGTTTTTTATCCATTACTTAGTAATCCCATTGTGATTGATCCAACTTCCTCCAAAACACAATTAGATCACGCACCTAATGGAGTAGATATTATCAACATTGCCAATCCTGACAATAATGGAATCTCAAACAATCTTTATTTGGATTTCAATGTCGCACAGCAAGGAGCCATATTTAATAATACATTAGAGGCAATCACACCAACACAACTTGCAGGATTTATCACAGGCAATCCAAATCTCACTTCCAATGCTTTGCTCATTCTCAATCAAGTGACTTCCACCTCTAGCTCCAATCTTTTAGGGCTTATGGAGGTAGCAGGAAACAAAGCCTCGCTTTTAATTGCCAATCCCAATGGGATTTCTTGTAATGGATGTGGGTTTATTAATGTCAATGAAGCCACACTCACCACTTCATCTTTGATTGATCCTTCTGCATTCAATGCCCACAACTCCAATTCTTCTTTGATTTCCAATCTTGCTTTGAGAGTAGAGAGAGGACATATTAATATTGATTCACTCAATGCTTTAGGAAGTGATACACTCAATCTCCTCTCAAGAAGTTTAAAAGTTGATGGAGAACTCTATGCTAAAGAACTAAGAGTTTTATTGGGTAGAAATAATATTTCTCTATCCAACAAGGGAGCCTTGCTTTTATGGCAACCTATTAACCTATCCCATCCCACAAATCACTCCAAAAAAGAATCTGATACAGAAGAAACTACACAAGTCTTAGCTCTTGATGTCGGACATCTTGGAAGAGTGTATGCAAACTCAATTTATCTTGTTGCAAATGAAGAGAATTCTTTAATCAAGCATTCTGGCTTGCTTGCAACAATGCCTAGTCAAAAACAAGGAGATGGGGGATTTTATCTTGATGTCAATGGTGAGCTAAGAATTGCAAATCCACCCAAACAAACAAGCAATGAAGAAAATATAGTCCAAGATACAAAGCTTTCTGACTCTTCTTTGGAAACTTTGGAAAAAGATGGTAGTCCAGCAATCTTTGGCTTTGATTCTATGATGATTCAAGCCAAAAAGATTGATAATAATGGATTAATCCTTTCTAATGGTGCAATGAATCTGCAAGGAGAGGAAATCTACAATGATTTGATTATTGCTACTCAAAATGATTTAACAATCACTGCACCATCTCTTAACAACACAAACGGAGGTTTATTAGAGGGTCAAACCATAAAAATCAAATCAGATGTGCTCAAAAATCAAGAGAGTTTTATTGTTGCCAACAAAGATCTCTATATCAAAGCTCAAGATGTCTTTAACATTGCCAAACTAGATATAAAAACACAGCATTCGCGTTATTACCAATCTTTTTGGGAAGGCAAAATAGTCAAAACCAAAGGCGAACATATTCGAGATACCTACACTCAAGTCATCAATTCTTACACCCCCTCTATTCTTTATGCCAAAAACAATTTATTAATAGAAGCAGACACTTTAAGCAATGAATATGGACAAATTCAAGGGGAAACTCTAGTTTTACCCATTAAAGAATCCTTGCTTAACCCTGTTGTCCAACTTAAAACCACAACCTATTATAAACGCACAGAAAAATGTGGATGGTTATGGAAAAAAACTTGCATTGCTCATTCAAGTTCTTCTTCTTATACCACTCCCACACCATTGCCTGAGATTACTGCAAATCTAGAGCTTGTTCCAAAGCAACAATTCTTCAATCCCTATCTTGCATACGCTCCAAAAGAAATCCCACAGGCACAATCTCTAGAGCCTAAAGATTTTACTGCTAGTTCTTATTTTAAAGAGCGTTTTATTCACTTAGGCACTCAATCCAAATTGAGATTTTTGAAAAGCATTCCAAATCAAGACGCATTCTTCTCTCTTCTTTCTAAAGAAGAAAATCTAGATTTGCTTTCCAAACTAGGAAATGCACAAGCTCTCACATTGCCACTCTCAAACTTCCAAATTGCTCAAGAACATACATTTAAAAATAGGATTGCTTATAATGCGTTGGCTTTTCTTACGCCATTGCATTCTTTGATCTCTACTCCTGCCTCAATTCAAGGAAGCAATATCTATATCAATACACAATCTCTTAACAATGAAGGCAGTATCTTAGCAAGTGAAAATATCTTTGCTCAAACAAAACAAAGATTGCAAAACTCTGGAAGCATTGAGGGAGGAAATATTTATCTCACTTCAGAAGGAGAGATCAATAATCTTGGAGGAACGCTCAAAGCAAAAGAAAATCTAGCTCTAAATGCCAAAGAAGTGAATCTAGAATCCACAATCAATACACATCAAGAATACACACAAAAAATAAGATTCAATCTTCAAAAATGGCAAGAAAATGGAATTGAAACCTATAATGCTCTTACCTATCAATCTCAAAGCCTCCATTCCAAAAGCCTTTTGAGTGGATCTCACATCTCTATCAATGCCTCTTCCTCCATTACTCTCAAAGCAAGCGATATTTTAGCCTCTAAACACCTCTCTTTAAATACCAAAGATCTTTCTGTCCAAACTCTTGCTCTAAAACAAATCAATACTAGGGATTCAAACTCCACTTCCTCTGCCACTACACTATTGCAAAGCACTCTAAAATCTGGTGGGGATTTGAACATCAATGCTTCCACTCTCTCTAGTGCCTCAGCAAACTTTGAAGCCAAAGATGGCTTAGTTTTTAATGCCAACAATATCTTTTTGCTTGCTGACAAAGAAGAAAGCTCTAGTTTAAAGAAAAATGATAGCTCTAACTTCTTTGGAGCTTCCTCTATGAGTGAAGAAAAAAGTTTTTATTCTAAAGAAATAGGAAACTCTCTTCAAGCTTCCAATATAGTGATGAATGCACAAGAAAATATTCTTTCTATTGGAAGCAATTTGAAGGCAGAAGAACATATTGCAATCAAAGCGAAGCATTTCACCTCTTTGGCTTCTAAGGAAGTGAGAGAAAACTCTTCTCAATCTCAAGATAATGGAGCATTTGGATTTTCTAAATCCTCCAATGCTTCTTTCTCCTCTTCTCTCACCCACACTCTTTCATCTTTTGATGCCAAAAATTTATTCATTCAAACATCAGAGAGTGTCCAGCTTTTGGGAGCAGAAATCAATGCCAAAGAAAATGTAGCCATCCATTCCAAATCATTCACCCTCTCTAATGTATTGGATACAAAAGAAGAGAGCAAAGGTGGAGATAAAAAAGAGTTTTGGGGATTAAAAGATAGAGCAAAAGCAACAAAAACAAGAGAATCTGTAGTGAAATCCTCCACCCTAAATGCAAACTCACTTTTGATTCAAACAACAGATCAAAACAACTCATCACAAGCCACAGCACAATCTCAAACTTCCCCCTCTCTTAATATCATTGGCTCTACTTTAAACATTGCTTCAAATGCGACTTTAGAATCTAGTGGATCCATTCATATCTTAGAAGCTCACTCAACGATTGAAAGTATGTCTAGCTCTAAAGATAGAGACTTTAAAAAATTCTACTTCGATCTAGATAAAAAATTTGATATGGGGCTTGAGTTTAAAGATGATGAGAACAAAACCTTAGTGCATCAAACAAAAAGTGTGGGAAGTGTATTAAATATTGGAGGAAATCTCACTGCCTCTGCCAAAGATTCACTTTTGGTGCGTGGCTCTAATCTCAATACAAAAGGCTCCATTGATGCTTTCGCCTCTTCTATTGAAATCACTTCAAGTCAAGATACCACCACAGAAAATATACAAGATAAAAAAGGGGTGATGCGAGTAGGAGTTGAGATAGGAAATGCCTATGTTGATGCCTACTTTGCAGGAAAAAATGTGGTAGATGCAAGCAAGGTTGTCAGTAAAGCCAAAAGAGAATTAGATCAAGCAAAGCAAGATTATAAAGATGGAAAGATTAGTGCACAGGCTCTTAATGATTATAATCTCAACCATAAGCTTGCCATTGTTTCTTTAATTTCTGTTAGCACCAATTTTGCAAGCTCTATTGCAAGTTCAGCTGGTGCTTTAACTAGCTCCTTTGGCACGGGATTTTATGCAGGAGTGCATGCAAGCTTTCAAGGAGTAAATAGCAAAACCACTGCTTCTTCTATCTCTCAAATCTCTTCTAATCTTTTGGCTTCTTCTATCGCTTTGAATGCCAAAGATTCGATTACTCAAGCAAGCTCCAATCTCACAGCCCAGCAAATCTCTTATAGGGCAGACAAACAAATCAATATCAAAGCACTTCAAAACACCTACAATGCCAAGCATTCTAATCAAAACTACAACACTTCAATAAGCTTTGGGAGCAATGGATTTGGAGGAATCAATGCTGGTGGAGGAGAGGGAAAAGGAAGAGATACAGATGCACACTATGTAGCAAGTCATACTTTAGCCCAAAAGATTTCCATAGGTTCTTATTCACAACCATCCAATACTCCAAAAGATTTAAAAGTCTCTTTAATGAATTCTTCTCTTGTGGCTCAAGAAGTCAATATCCAAGCAAAAGATTTAGAAGTAGTCAGTTTGCAAGATATGCAAAGCTCAACATCTCAAAGCTTTAATCTCAATGCAGGTGCTTCTCTTGGAGGAATAAGTGGGGGTGGAGGAAAAGATAGATCCAATTTCAAAAGACAATGGGTCAATACTCAAGCAAAGATATTGGGAAGCGAGAGTGTCAAAATAGTACTAGAAGACACTTTAAACATCAAGGCTGGAGTGATAGGAGTAGGAGAAGAAAAAGCTCCAAGCAATGCTCAAGCCAACACTCCCACTCTCTCCATCTCTGCTAAAACTATTACAGCAACACATCTGACAAATCAAGAAACAAGTGATTCTAATGGATTTTATGGCTCTACTTCTATAAGAAGGAATAATAGCTCTATTGGAATAAAACTCACTGGCAATACACAGATCAATTACAAACATCAAGCAAAAGAAAAAGAGGGTGTGAGTTATACAAGTATAGGAAGTTTGAATCCTCAAGCAAAGATAGAGATTGTTTCAAATCAAGACACTCCACAATCTCTAGGAGTGCATACCGATCTCTCTACCACTTCACTCATCACCAAAGATAAAATCACTAGGGCTCTTGATACTTCTTTCATCATAGATAACAATCTCTTATCTCCAAGTGGAATAGAAACGATTGTAGATGATTTTAAGAATCTAGGAAGGAATGTCGCTCAAATCACTAGAGGATTGGGGAGCAATATCTTAACTCAAAGTATTGTCAATACTTTAAGAGATCAAGATAGCAATCTCATTACAGAAATGCAAAGATATGTTGTGATTGATTCACTCATCACCTCCATCTCTCAAAACCAAGATCTCATCACCGCTCTTAATGGACTCACCAATCTTAACTCTAAAGAAATGCTAGAAGTTTTACAAGAGGTTGTGCAAATTGCAAGTGGAAAAGATGGATTTAATGCACTTCTTACACTCTATAACAATGAAAATATTTCTAAAGGTTATGCCTATAGTGGAAAAGGAAATAATAAAAAAGACAAATGGATAGGATTTAATACAAAAACCAATGATTTAACCAAACCCAATGAAGCAATCAATACTATATTCCACGAAACAAGCAATAAAACACTGCATCATATCAGTGAAAAAACAAACAATGATGCTTATGCAATCAATAGAGGCAATAGTGCAGAAAATATCTTTATGCTCAAAAACTATGCCAATCAGAATACCAATACAATCAACACTCAAGAGTGGAATGCTAGATATGCAAACTCAAGCATTTTTAAACAAGGGAATGCTTATAATGCGATTGCTTACTTGGGTGATATGAGTGGGAATGGGGAGAGGGATAATCTCACCATCTTTATTCATGGAACTTGGTCTGATCCTGCTACTTTTACACCAGACTTTAAAAAAGCAGTGGCAAAGACTCTAAAAGACAATCACCAAAAAAATTTTCAATGGGGCGAAGGAGATAATAATGTTGAAGCAAGGAAAGAGGGAGGGGAGGCATTAGCTCAAATGATTAAAAAAGAGTTATTGAAACTTAAAAAAGGAGAGCCATTAAATCTTGTTGCCCACTCTCACGGAGGTAATGTAGTAAAGTATGCTTCAAAAGAATTAAAACAAATTATTGATAATGCCATCTTTCTAGCCACTCCACATAGAAAAGATGCACAATTTAATAGCAAGGCATTGAAAAAAGGAGGAAAAATTGTAAATGTGTATGATAGAGGGGATTTTTTGGCGCAACGATTCTTGGGGAATGGCTTGTTGCCTGGGATTGCCGATCAAACCATGTCAGGTACGATTAATGTCCCAATTAAGGATTCAAGTAAGTTTCAATTTGCAGATTTATTCTTAATCCCTTGGTTGCTGAGACAATATAACACCCATACCACTATTCACACTCCAGAAAAATTTATTGAATCAGTCGCTCCAATATTTGATTCGCAATCTAAAAGGAAAAATAAATGA
- a CDS encoding peptidyl-prolyl cis-trans isomerase, with the protein MKKILCVFGLIVGLSAENIIDGIALKVNNTPIMMYEITQMMQQKKVSQKEARRLLILNALKKQEIQRMQIEADEISIDQQIDAAANMKGVSRDEFVANMVSDGYSYEELRSFYQNYVQEELLVQKILSNNIKIVDEKELKRYYETHQDEFSMPKEVTIVQYISQNPKALARAMNNPSSKVSGVEKREERVVLKGINPNIAQMFAQTPKGQFTQIVNNGGMALAFFIKDKQGNDLMPFDQIKPMIMQQVVLSRKDKILQEYYDRLLASAIIVEIRN; encoded by the coding sequence ATGAAAAAAATATTATGTGTATTTGGGTTGATCGTAGGGTTGAGTGCGGAGAATATCATCGATGGCATTGCTTTGAAAGTCAATAATACCCCTATTATGATGTATGAGATCACGCAGATGATGCAACAAAAAAAGGTTTCCCAAAAAGAAGCGAGGCGTCTGCTCATCTTGAATGCCCTCAAAAAACAAGAAATACAAAGAATGCAGATTGAGGCTGATGAAATCAGTATAGATCAGCAAATTGATGCGGCTGCAAATATGAAAGGGGTGAGCCGTGATGAGTTTGTGGCAAATATGGTGAGTGATGGGTATTCTTACGAGGAGCTAAGATCGTTTTATCAAAACTATGTGCAAGAGGAATTGCTGGTTCAAAAAATCTTGTCAAACAATATCAAGATTGTCGATGAAAAAGAGTTGAAAAGGTATTATGAAACACATCAAGATGAATTTAGTATGCCCAAAGAAGTCACGATTGTGCAATACATCTCACAGAATCCAAAAGCACTAGCTAGAGCGATGAACAACCCCTCCTCCAAAGTCAGCGGTGTGGAAAAACGAGAGGAAAGGGTGGTTTTGAAGGGGATCAATCCCAACATCGCACAGATGTTTGCCCAAACTCCCAAAGGACAATTCACACAGATTGTCAATAACGGAGGGATGGCGTTAGCGTTTTTTATCAAAGACAAGCAGGGGAATGATTTGATGCCTTTTGATCAAATCAAGCCAATGATTATGCAACAAGTTGTTTTGTCCCGCAAAGATAAGATTTTGCAAGAATATTACGATCGTTTGTTGGCGAGTGCGATTATTGTTGAAATAAGGAATTAG
- a CDS encoding tetratricopeptide repeat protein: MNDIAQIYRDPLFGIAILLGIIALVVLLDYGRNIYRKKQKEKSLQDLVKSYEHNGFRDEIGDLLKVSHNPLPALVFLAKSYANRGENQQAITIYLTLLDRLEDFAEKIEILEELGHLYYQAGFLQQAKNIYIELLKNAPRHSHALIALVRVYETLGDYKEAMEVLECFDELNEALSNEDRAKLRLARLYLQTLIVINDALMPFAEKRERLCEVMQQESKLSKVILGYLKFYDLPLFWEMISTNEVDQVIDLLWDFQKEQVPFDAISGSQICEVFEAKGYLEGRGCSHFALETIRLFGRYSSQSVQPTFMYVCLECQTKIPFDSFRCPNCGELGEMRLIVNPQKCDEAS, encoded by the coding sequence GTGAATGATATTGCACAAATCTATCGCGATCCACTCTTTGGCATCGCCATACTGCTAGGGATCATTGCCCTAGTTGTGTTGCTAGATTATGGTCGCAATATCTATCGCAAAAAACAAAAAGAAAAATCTTTGCAAGATTTGGTCAAATCTTATGAGCACAATGGGTTTCGCGATGAAATCGGGGATTTGCTCAAAGTCTCCCACAATCCATTACCCGCACTTGTGTTTTTGGCAAAAAGCTATGCCAATCGTGGCGAGAATCAACAAGCAATCACTATCTATCTGACTTTGCTAGATCGTTTGGAGGATTTTGCAGAAAAGATAGAGATCCTTGAGGAGTTGGGGCATTTGTATTATCAAGCTGGATTTTTGCAACAAGCCAAAAATATCTATATCGAGCTTTTGAAAAACGCTCCACGCCATTCTCACGCATTGATTGCTTTGGTAAGGGTATATGAAACGCTAGGGGACTACAAGGAGGCTATGGAAGTTTTGGAGTGTTTTGATGAACTCAATGAAGCACTCTCAAATGAGGACAGAGCGAAGCTCCGACTTGCGCGTCTTTATCTACAAACTCTTATTGTGATCAATGATGCTTTGATGCCATTTGCTGAAAAGCGAGAGAGGCTTTGTGAGGTGATGCAACAAGAATCCAAACTATCCAAAGTGATTTTGGGGTATTTGAAGTTTTATGATTTACCATTGTTTTGGGAAATGATTTCCACAAACGAAGTGGATCAAGTGATTGATTTGTTGTGGGATTTTCAAAAAGAGCAAGTGCCATTTGATGCCATTAGTGGTTCTCAAATCTGTGAGGTGTTTGAGGCGAAGGGATATTTGGAGGGGAGGGGGTGCAGTCATTTTGCCCTAGAGACGATACGATTGTTTGGGCGGTATTCTTCACAAAGTGTGCAACCGACATTTATGTATGTCTGTCTTGAATGTCAGACAAAGATACCATTTGATAGCTTCCGATGTCCTAATTGTGGAGAGCTTGGGGAGATGAGGTTGATTGTCAATCCTCAAAAATGCGATGAAGCAAGTTGA
- the rnhA gene encoding ribonuclease HI: MKQVEIFCDGSSLGNPGAGGWCAIMRYQEVEKVLSGGEINVTNNQMELRAVIESLKALKFPCHIILYSDSRYVCEGINTWLKSWVQKDFKNVKNPTMWQEFLDVSCRHLIEARWVKGHNGHPENERCDKIAKAEASKRVNK; encoded by the coding sequence ATGAAGCAAGTTGAGATTTTTTGTGATGGCTCATCTTTGGGCAATCCGGGAGCAGGGGGGTGGTGTGCGATTATGAGATACCAAGAAGTGGAAAAAGTATTGAGCGGAGGGGAAATCAATGTCACAAATAATCAAATGGAATTAAGGGCTGTGATAGAATCACTCAAGGCTTTAAAATTTCCGTGCCATATCATACTCTATAGCGATTCGCGTTATGTGTGTGAGGGTATCAATACTTGGCTAAAATCGTGGGTGCAAAAGGATTTCAAAAATGTCAAAAACCCAACAATGTGGCAAGAGTTTTTGGATGTGTCTTGTAGGCATTTGATTGAGGCACGATGGGTCAAAGGACACAATGGGCATCCAGAAAACGAGAGGTGCGATAAGATTGCAAAAGCAGAAGCAAGTAAGAGAGTGAATAAATGA
- the rnc gene encoding ribonuclease III, which translates to MRKNNLEILQQKIGYVFDDKELLVCAMTHKSCKSAYNNERLEFLGDAVVDLIVGEYLFLRFPNFQEGKLSKIRAAFVNEEGLAKFAKAIGLPECIRLSSAEDANGGRQKLSILADAFEALIGAIFLESGLKQAQAILNRLIQEFYGNINFEEMITDFKTALQEVTQARFALIPEYVLLAQEGPDHQKSFEVAVWIGGKEYARGVGKSKKQAQQECAKLAYLQLEKEGE; encoded by the coding sequence ATGAGAAAAAACAATTTGGAAATATTGCAACAAAAGATCGGATATGTTTTTGATGACAAAGAGTTGTTAGTTTGTGCGATGACACACAAAAGCTGCAAGAGTGCTTATAACAATGAGCGTTTGGAGTTTTTGGGCGATGCGGTGGTGGATTTGATCGTGGGAGAATATTTGTTTTTGCGGTTTCCAAACTTCCAAGAGGGCAAACTCTCTAAAATCAGAGCCGCATTTGTCAATGAGGAGGGGTTGGCGAAGTTTGCCAAAGCGATAGGGTTGCCTGAGTGTATCCGCCTCTCTAGTGCAGAAGATGCCAATGGAGGACGCCAAAAGCTCTCGATTTTGGCAGATGCGTTTGAGGCGTTGATTGGGGCGATTTTTTTGGAGAGTGGCTTGAAACAAGCCCAAGCCATCCTCAATCGTTTGATACAAGAGTTCTATGGCAATATCAATTTTGAAGAGATGATCACTGATTTTAAGACAGCATTGCAAGAAGTGACACAGGCGCGTTTTGCGTTGATTCCAGAATATGTTTTGCTCGCTCAAGAGGGTCCAGATCATCAAAAAAGCTTTGAAGTGGCTGTATGGATTGGGGGCAAAGAATATGCAAGGGGCGTGGGCAAAAGCAAAAAACAAGCACAGCAAGAGTGTGCAAAACTTGCATACCTGCAGTTGGAAAAAGAGGGCGAGTGA
- the aroC gene encoding chorismate synthase codes for MNTFGYYLRLTTFGESHGVCVGGVLDGVPSGLGLDWAKINDLLERRKGGRSHFVTQRKEKDEVEILSGVFEGKTTGAPIAFLIKNADCKSSDYEQMRECLRPSHADFTYFQKYGHYDYRGGGRSSARESVVRVVASGIIEPILKSRGIEVYSGVCGIGGIEDEELDFDFASKSEICSITPKREAEQIELLQEVRQSQDSIGGVVALCARGDLLGLGEPLYRKLDGALAEAMMGINGVKAVEIGKGIKASQMRGSAYNDLQNRDGFLSNHSGGILGGIGNGEELVMRVHFKPTASIFLPQKTINRLGEEVVLRLKGRHDPCIAIRGSVVAESMMRLVLAEMILGQNNFEI; via the coding sequence GTGAATACTTTTGGATATTATCTGAGATTGACGACTTTTGGAGAATCGCACGGAGTGTGTGTGGGAGGGGTGCTTGATGGGGTGCCTTCAGGTCTTGGTTTGGATTGGGCAAAAATCAATGATTTGCTAGAGAGGAGGAAGGGGGGACGCAGTCACTTCGTCACACAGAGAAAAGAAAAAGATGAGGTAGAGATACTCAGCGGTGTGTTTGAGGGCAAAACAACAGGAGCTCCTATCGCTTTTTTGATCAAAAATGCAGATTGCAAAAGTAGCGATTATGAGCAGATGAGAGAGTGTTTGCGTCCCTCTCACGCAGATTTTACTTATTTTCAAAAATACGGACATTATGACTATCGCGGTGGTGGGAGAAGCTCGGCTAGAGAGAGCGTGGTGCGTGTGGTGGCATCAGGGATCATCGAGCCGATCCTCAAAAGTCGCGGGATTGAGGTGTATAGCGGTGTGTGTGGGATCGGTGGCATTGAAGATGAAGAGCTAGATTTTGATTTTGCTTCCAAAAGCGAGATTTGTTCTATCACGCCAAAAAGGGAGGCTGAGCAAATTGAGCTTTTGCAAGAAGTGCGTCAAAGTCAAGATAGCATAGGGGGGGTTGTGGCTTTGTGTGCGAGGGGGGATCTGCTAGGGTTGGGTGAGCCTTTGTATCGCAAACTTGATGGAGCGTTGGCAGAGGCGATGATGGGGATCAATGGGGTGAAAGCCGTAGAGATTGGCAAAGGAATCAAAGCAAGTCAAATGAGGGGATCAGCCTATAATGATTTGCAAAATCGCGATGGGTTTTTGAGCAATCATTCAGGGGGCATTTTGGGTGGGATCGGGAATGGTGAAGAGCTTGTGATGCGTGTGCATTTCAAGCCAACGGCAAGTATTTTTCTCCCCCAAAAAACCATCAATCGCTTAGGGGAGGAAGTGGTGTTGAGATTGAAAGGTAGGCACGACCCTTGTATCGCGATTCGTGGTAGTGTCGTAGCAGAATCAATGATGCGTTTGGTGTTGGCAGAAATGATTCTAGGACAAAACAACTTTGAGATTTGA